Below is a window of Musa acuminata AAA Group cultivar baxijiao chromosome BXJ3-11, Cavendish_Baxijiao_AAA, whole genome shotgun sequence DNA.
CGGTCGACAGCGGATGAGTTTTATCGTGGACGACGAACCGGTGCACGCTACCGTCCACCTCAATCTCACTGCAACCTGGTGCCTTCCTCACCCCTCTCCTCTCCATGGCCTCCCTCATCAGCTTAGCCTCGTCCCACCGCCTGGCCACCGCGTACACGTTTGACAGGCCGATGTACCTCCCATCATGATCAGGCTCCATCTCGATCAGCCTCTTCCCCACCGCCTCCCCCAGCTCGACCCAGCCGTGGGTTCGACAGCCGCTGAGCAGAGCTCCCAAGACGGACGCGCTCGGCTCCACGGGCATCGTCCTCACGAACTCGTAGGCCTCCCACACCTCCCCGGCTCGACAGAGGACGTCCACCATGCAAGCGTAGTGCTCGATGTGCGGTGTCATGCCCGGTTCCTCCAGAGATCGAAAGAAGCCCCGAGCGTCCTCCACCAAGCCTCCGTGAGCGCACGCGCTCAGCAACGCCAAGTACGTGATCTCGTCCGGCGCCACACCCGCGCTCCGCATCTCCTCGAACATCTGCACCGACTCCTTGCCCAACCCGTGCATGGCGAGCCCGCCGATCGTGGCGTTCCAAATCAAAACATCAGTCTGCTCAACTGGAACATCTCGAAACACCCCGAGAGCTTCGTGGATGGATCCGCACTTGGCGTACATGTCCACCAAGGAAGTGGCCAGCGCTAGGCTCAAGCGCAGTCCCTTCTCCTTCAGGTACGCATGCATCACCCGGCCCCTGTCGAGCGCCCCCAGGTGGGCGCACGCGCCCAGCACGCTGACCATGGTGACCTCATTGGCTCTCGGCCTGGCGGGGTGAGCCCGCATCATGTCGAACAGCATCAGCGCCTCTCGGTACTCCCCGCCCTTCACGTAGCCATCGATCATTGCGCTCCAGGACACCACGTCCCGCTCCGGCATACGGTCGAACGCTTCCCGCGCGGCCGCCAGGTCTCCGCACTTGGCGTACCCGTCGACCAGCGAGTTCCAGGACACGACATTCGGGTGGGACATTCCGTCGAACAGCCTGCACGCCGACGCCACGTCGCCGCAGGACGCGTACATATGTATCATCGAGTTCGACACGAAGCGGTCCGATACCAGCCCGTGCTTCGCGGCATGGCAGTGGACGGAGGCCGCAAGGGTGATTGATGAGAGACGGGCGCAGGACTTGGCGAGGAAAGGGAAGGTAAGGTGGTCGGGCGGGACGTCGGCGCGCAGCATGCGGACGTAGAGGGAGAGGGAGCGGCTGGGGCTCTTGGACTTGGAGAAGCCGCGGATGAGGGCGTTGTAGGAGAAGGCGGAGGGCCTGGGGAGCGTTTGGAAGAGCCGGTAGGAGTAGTCGACGTCGCCGGCGTCGGAGACGGCGGAGAAGAGGAGGAGCTTGGAAAGGAGGAAGTCGTCGTTGGAGAGGCCGGAGGTGGTGAACTGGGCGTGGATCTGCTTCAGCTCTCGCATGCATCCGCAGCGATCGATGAGAGAGGTGAAGAGGAGGATGAGATGATGAGTTCTTCTCGGTGGTGGCGAGAGCGGCGGCGGCGGGAACATCGGAGGCGAGAAGAGTTAGCCGTGGGATAAAATTATTGTTTTTATATTAAAACTcgttaaatatatataatcacacAGTTATATCTTAATTTAATTTGATCTAAAGATATTTAGAGTTCATCGTAAGGGGCTAAAATCTCATCTTCGTCGTTTATTAATGAGCCGAGCTCGAGATAAAAAGCTATAATTCTATTGGGAGGAATTGATTTCTTCCCTTTAAATCCCCAAACTATTTCTCTGTTTAGAGACCGGCGACAGCCCCTGCTCACGCCGATCATTCCTTCGTTCCTGGATGCCTCGTAATTTTATTGGTCGAGACTGAGGTCTCGAAACCCCTTGCGACCTGGAAGCATTCTCCGAATCATAAATGCTTCGATAGACAAGCTAACATGACCGACTTTGGGTGACAAATTTTAGTCCATGCGTCAAGCTTCCATAAGAAAGTGTTACCCAGACGTAGAAGGAATATGGAAAAGGTTGCTTCTAGCCGGTGACACTATATTATGAACCAAGTTCTTGCAATATAATGCTTAATCATGACCAACATTTTGGGGCTGAATTATGTCTACTCACTGGATATAAGTGGGACCTGATCCTACGTGTTTAGTCAATTGAGAAATTGACTTCATCTTTTATGGAGCAATTGAGAAAAGTTGGGACACACCTTTGCCATCTCTTCTACAAGAAAGAGATACGTAACACCTCTCTTGGCCTCTTTGAAGCCATCATCTTCTGGTCATCCATATCTGTGACTTGTGTCAAAAGAAACAACAAGGAAAGAATTTAAATCCCAGTATGTGAAAATAATGCCAataattgtttatatatatatcatacaaaAGAGAATCCATTGACAACGAACAGAGGAATGAAACACAAGTATAAATGCAGGTAGGGGAAGGCACCGATTCAGAAAAAGTACACTCCAAACACTGTGATCTAACCCGGAAATTCAATAGATTTCTTTTCCAGGTATGACTCCGTCAACACTCGATACTGATACATGATCTTAGCAGCAGCTCCTCATTCAATTACCTGGAAGACACCAAAAAAAAACACCAAACGTTTACTGACCAATACATTATTTTGAATGGCATTTCTCTTATCGATAGGAACTGGCTAACTTTAATCAGTATCTGTACAGCAGTCTGAATGTAGTCGAAAGGTAATCATCCAACAGCggcagagagggagagagagcagAACATGTGCAGTCAGAATAAGAGAAAAACACCATAGGAACTTCTTAGACATTCAAATGTGATGGACTAAATGAGCGCCTATAAGCATTTCTTTTACCATCCGGCAGGTAATTAAGTACAAGGTTCAGTCACCAGCGTTGGCTGAAATAAGtggatattaaaatataaatgaagCTCTTGAACAAAATCCAAACTCTACAAAataacaaattatgtgcttccgaAATATCTGTAGAAATTGAAGTAGCTAATATAATTATGTCAAAGAAAAGAAAGCATAACACACCAGAGCAGTCTTCAGATGTTCCTGAGACAGTCACCCAGCTTTGAGAAACGAAACAACAGTGACGAGGGATAACATTAATCTTTTGCCCATCCTTAAGGAAATTCTGAACTTCATCATAATGGCTTATACAACCGAGTCCGGTAGAAGTCACATACTTTTTCAACGAAAGAACCTGAGATTTTGAACAAGCTTCAACTTGTCGAAGCCCAATCTTAGTCATAATGCAGTGTTGCATTACTTTGCATTAAATCACCTACTATATCTAACCTAACAGCAGGAGATGGTCTACAAACAACCCACAAAGGCCCAAGCTAATGAATTATCAACTTCAGGTGAGACTCAAAAAGGGTTATGACAAAAATATAACGCATTCTTAAAGCATGAATCAACCAGCCATTCCACTGATCAATTTTCCAAATTGATCCGACCATGAGTCTGATTGCATCCATGATGAAGTTACACATGTATTAAGGTCATATTCCCACCCCAACTCAACAGGTAAAGTAATCCACCAAGAAAATATACTGACATTGTCGCTTAAATGAAGCCAAGGACATCATATAACACATTTTGAAGGAAGTCGGACACATTTTACTCAACCAGACCAGGTGGCCAATCATCCTCTGGAAAGTCACAAAATATTAATTGGTGATCTAGTTATCAGTAATTGCCACAAAAATTATGTACTTCATGTTTCAAAGCATCATCTTGATGCACTTCATGAACCAACtacaagaaaaggaaaataaaagacaCCATCTTGCAAAATCAAGACAAGCATACATTTCTAGAACAGCACTTGATCATCTAAATTCCAAACAAAGAAGTGGATATGTATCTAGCACCAAAATGTACCCTTTCTTCACTAACACATCCCCATTTGACAATGCATCCTTTGCAGATACAGTACAGAATTGCTAAAACCTGTTGACACCATAATACAAGCGCTAAATTGCAATATTGGTTTCAGACAGTCAAATATAGGCAACAATGCCGCAAAGATCGTCAGGTCTGAACTATACAAGTTAACCTTAAAAAAAGCaagacaagcaaacatctccagcACAATTATTTGTGGTCTCAGTTCCAATAAGATTTACACAAAACCTAGTATATAAATGAGTGAATGTTTTCTGTTAGTTTATAGTTTAATGGTTGCATAGAAAGAGGCATAAAATGGATTAACCTGTATACAACCATGTTGTTAAGGCTTAGTTTCTGTGGTCCATTTCAGACAAGGTTAACTTAacagaaacagaaaaaaaaagatgctATACAAACCCAGGTGTCTGAACATCAAGTCAAATATTAAATACTGCCAAACTAATAACCTAGACAAAATTCAACACTGACCAAAAGGAACCAACTCTACCATAGATCAATACATTTTAGAAAAAAGGAATATCCATTACACCTGCAAGCAAGACACTTCAAACCTGAGATGCATTCTCAGGTCTTCCTGCACAACCAAATGAATAGACAAAATGAGAACATCCATGTCAAAGCTTGCAGACAGACTATGAAATTGCCTTGTCCTAAAACCAAAGATCAACAGTCACATTAAGCACTCTGTGGCTTAGATGCAAGAACCCTAGACTTTTTATACACAAATATCTTGATGCCTTCCCATCCATCATATCTTCCCAAGGAAAGTCCATACTTTTTAGAAGTCCACAAAAAcgtgtatataaatgtatatagttAAAAATTGCCTTTGGCTTGCAAAAAAGTTGATGGTTTCCATCTAAAGCATGCTTTCATCCATTGCTAACCTATTGAAAAAAACTTCACAAGGATTGCAATGAGTGGTTCCTTTTCATTAGTTTGCCTTGCATCTAATTGGTGGAGCCACCTTTCTTCCCCACTGACCATTCTTCACAACCTAACCTTTTTCATAATCAGCTATGAAATCCTTGATTGTTTAATGCAAAAGACGTccctagaaaaacaaataaactaTAGAAGTTGATGTCAAGATGTCATTGCAATATGTCATTTTGTGTTAGGCAGTTCTAGCTAAGATGAATCAGCACAATATCCAGGTGTTAGGCAGTTAAAAAAtgatatatacaaaaagtttgtgttgttAAGATGAAAATGTTGAAATGAAGATATGGAGTTATTAGGAAAtataggaaaaaaatatttttattcgtgaacaactaggtatcgcttcaataaaggataagatgagagagaaTTGTTTAAAAAGGTATGGGCATATGCTTAGGAGACCTATGAATGCAGTAGTTAAAATAGGAGAAATGACTAATGTTAGTAGTAATAGAAAAGACAAAGGAAAACCTAAAAAgaccttaatagaaactataactaaagatttaaatactctaaGTCTAACTAAACATGTGACTTTTTACAAATCTTAATGGCAGTCAGAGATCCATATAATCGACCCTAGATAGTCAAGGCTTACAGCTttgttgtcgtcgtcgtcgtcgtcgtcgtatcCAGGTGTGAACCACTTTTTCTCATGTGAAGTCATTACTTATAAAGTAGCAGAACAACTAATCCTACTTCCATATTTGAACAAGAGAAAAAAATGTATCAGTTAAGCAAATGGTTCACCTCAAGATCAACATGACCCTAGATGACATGATCAAGTTAAGCAGAAGATTGTCCTCGTGATCAGCATGCCTCTGAATGAAATTATACCTACGTTGACCAGCAATTGCCTGCTAATGAAATAAACCACTCCAAATTCTTCTTACATTCTTGTTACAACTTGACAAAATTTAAACCAACTTAAACTGGTAGCCACATGAAACACATGGCCTGCAATAAAGAATCAGTCATTAAGATTCCATGTGTCATTGCTGTCAATTCTAGGTTACGTCCATCAGAAATCAGCTTTTtccaaaaatatttatgaaacatCTCATTGGAATCCTGGCTGTATCAAATGCATTTTACTAGACAAGAGAGGGCGTGAAGCCAT
It encodes the following:
- the LOC135652120 gene encoding pentatricopeptide repeat-containing protein At5g08305-like encodes the protein MFPPPPLSPPPRRTHHLILLFTSLIDRCGCMRELKQIHAQFTTSGLSNDDFLLSKLLLFSAVSDAGDVDYSYRLFQTLPRPSAFSYNALIRGFSKSKSPSRSLSLYVRMLRADVPPDHLTFPFLAKSCARLSSITLAASVHCHAAKHGLVSDRFVSNSMIHMYASCGDVASACRLFDGMSHPNVVSWNSLVDGYAKCGDLAAAREAFDRMPERDVVSWSAMIDGYVKGGEYREALMLFDMMRAHPARPRANEVTMVSVLGACAHLGALDRGRVMHAYLKEKGLRLSLALATSLVDMYAKCGSIHEALGVFRDVPVEQTDVLIWNATIGGLAMHGLGKESVQMFEEMRSAGVAPDEITYLALLSACAHGGLVEDARGFFRSLEEPGMTPHIEHYACMVDVLCRAGEVWEAYEFVRTMPVEPSASVLGALLSGCRTHGWVELGEAVGKRLIEMEPDHDGRYIGLSNVYAVARRWDEAKLMREAMERRGVRKAPGCSEIEVDGSVHRFVVHDKTHPLSTEIYSTLNLVAVQTKMEYGSNVPGLVI